Genomic segment of Corynebacterium appendicis CIP 107643:
GTACGCTCAGCATTCGCAGATCTCCACCATGATCGAGGACGACCGCGTTCAGGGTGTTTCCCTGACGGGCTCCGAGACCGCTGGCCGCTCCATCGCATCCCAGGCAGGGCAGGCACTGAAGAAGTGCGTGCTGGAGCTCGGCGGCACCGACGCATACCTGGTGCTGGACTCCAACGATGTGAAGGCCGCGGCGAAGACTGCGTGGGAAAAGCGCGTCGGCAACACCGGCCAGGCATGCACGGCGAACAAGCGCATCATCGTCATGGAGGACATTTACGACGAGTTTGTCGAGGCACTGGTGGACCTTGCCTCCGGGTACACCGAGGGCGACCCGCTCAACCCGGGCGAGGGCAAGGAGTTCTACCCGTTGTCCTCCCGCGACGCCGCTGAGATGCTCGCTCAGCAGCTGAAGATAGCTGTCGAGGAAGGCGCCAACCTACGCATCGGCGGTGACGTCACCGGCAAGGGCGCCTACATCACCCCGGCAGTGATCACCGACATCCCGGTTGGTTCGGGCTCCTTCTACGAGGAGTTCTTTGGCCCGGTGGCCGAGGTATACAAGGCCTCTTCTGAGGAGGAAGCCATCGAGCTGGCCAACGACTCCCGCTACGGCCTCGGTGGCGCCGTGATGTCCGAGGACGAGGAGCGCGCCAAGAAGGTGGCCGCGAAGATCGACACCGGCATGATCCACGTGAACATCCCGCAGGCTCGCGGTGCGGAGCTGCCGTTCGGCGGCGTGAAAGCATCCGGCTTGGGTCGCGAGCTCGGTCCGCTGGGCATGGATGAGTTTGTGAACAAGCAGCGTTACTACGTCGCTGGTTCCGACTCCAAGGTCTAAGAGTTTCCAGGCTTTCAGCCTCGGGTCGCCCACCTCATTGCGGTGTGGTGGCCCGGGGTTTTTGTGCGTGCGGACGTGCGCGTCTGGTTCCACACCAGCTGCAACGAAGTTATCCACAGGGTGTGGAAGAACTTGTGCATAAGTCACTTCTGCACCACCTTTCACAAGCTGTGGAAAAGCGTCATTCACCGCTGTGAACAGTACTTTTCACAAAGATTGACCGAGGTTGTGCACAGGTCTGTGGAAACTCTCCTGCGGGTGTAGCGCTGGGGATAGTTGGGGATAACTACGTGAACAACACGCCGTGATTTCCACACGTTCCACAACACGCAGGGTGGGGGGCAGCTGGGTCGGGAGGACATAAAAAAGCCAGCGCCCGCAATGGTGCGGAGCGCTGGTGCGTCTAGCTGGCGGGGGCTGGGGGGCTTAACGCCAGCCCATTGTCATGAGCAGACCGATGACCAGGCCGCCGAAGCCGATCGCGTAGTTCCACGGGCCGATCTCGTTCATGAACGGGATCTGCGGGCCAGCGAGGTAGTTGACCACGAGCCAGAGCAGTCCGACGATCATGAAGCCGAACATGAGGATCTTGTACCAGAGCGGGGTGCCGCCGGTGTTGATCTTCACCGGGGTGCGGGTGGTGCCGGTGGAGGTGGTGGTCGACGTTGTGCTGACGGTGTCCTTAGTGACCTTAGCCTTAGGCATGTTGCACGTCCTTCATCGTGTGCTCCTCCGCGTGATTCGGACGACGCCTGGCTGGCGGCGTGGGGGAGCGGAATTTTCAACGGTTTCTTCTG
This window contains:
- a CDS encoding NAD-dependent succinate-semialdehyde dehydrogenase: MPKKFRVQNPKTNEIVESFDFITDDELEQALATADETFKQWREKSFEERAEVLHKVASLFDEQRDELSRIIAEEMGKSVTEGDGEVDDVVDIFNYYAANGAEFGADEEIPNDQGGTSVMRKVPLGVIVGVMPWNFPYYQVARFAAPAIMAGNVVMVKHAEICPRSAAAIEKIFDQAGAPKGLYTNMYAQHSQISTMIEDDRVQGVSLTGSETAGRSIASQAGQALKKCVLELGGTDAYLVLDSNDVKAAAKTAWEKRVGNTGQACTANKRIIVMEDIYDEFVEALVDLASGYTEGDPLNPGEGKEFYPLSSRDAAEMLAQQLKIAVEEGANLRIGGDVTGKGAYITPAVITDIPVGSGSFYEEFFGPVAEVYKASSEEEAIELANDSRYGLGGAVMSEDEERAKKVAAKIDTGMIHVNIPQARGAELPFGGVKASGLGRELGPLGMDEFVNKQRYYVAGSDSKV
- the crgA gene encoding cell division protein CrgA; protein product: MPKAKVTKDTVSTTSTTTSTGTTRTPVKINTGGTPLWYKILMFGFMIVGLLWLVVNYLAGPQIPFMNEIGPWNYAIGFGGLVIGLLMTMGWR